The DNA sequence AATAGACTCTAGGGATCTGATGAAACTATGGCCAGAGGTGGTTGATTGAAAAATTCGAAACATGTGATATTTATAGGTGGCATACCGGGCGTGGGCAAAACCAGTATTTCCGGTTATCTCGCGAAGGCGCTTAACATTGATATAGTACTTTCTGGCGATTACCTAAGGGAGTTCATGAGACCATTTTTCCCAGACGATAGTGTAATTCAGAACAGCGTTTATGATGCTTGGAAGCAATTCGGAACTGATAGCAGGGAAAACATAGAGAAAGGATTCATAGAGCAGGCGAAGCTCATAAACAAGGGCTTTAATTCGATCTTCAAACGCGCAATAAGCAACGGCGAGAGTGTTATTCTTGAATCTCTTTATTTTCTCCCGTCACTCATAGACCCTGACATAAAAGACAAGCTTATCATGCTGTACCTTTATGTCGAAAACGTGGAAGAAAATGCGAAGAAGCTACTTGAAAGGACAAAGTACACCCACTCAGAATCTCCAGGAAATCGCCTCGCTGATCAGTTGCCAAGATACAGGATTCTTATGGACACGTCAATGAAGGAATGCAAGGCCTTCAATGTTCCTGTTTTTGATACTACAGATTATTATGCATCAAGGATGAAAATTTCGCAGTATATACGTGGCAAAGAGTGAACCACGCGATTAACGATTTAAATGACAACATTAATTAAACAAATGAGCATTAATAAATTATAAATCTAATATAAATTCGAATGGGATCATAACCCCCCTTAGGTGGAAATAAGACATGTCTGATGAATCGTCATTTAAAAGGATCGAATCCGAACTTGTCGAAAATGGTATAATCAAAGGATTTCATAGCCATGAACCGTTCATCGAGGACAGACAAAAGTCTTACGGTATCGGTTACCCCATTACTGGTATTGAAAAGTTTCTTGGTTACTTTGACAAATCAATAAACATTGCAAACTTTCCATCCATTTCCTTGCTGACAGATTTTAGCGTTGCCCTTTCAGAATGTGTATTCTTTAAAGAGACTGGCAAAGACCGTGTAATACTCGATGGTGAGGAGAAACCCGTGTATACAGAGAGAGCAAGACGGGCGCTTGAATTTTTCAAAAACGTTTACGATATAAAAGGATCCTTTCAGTTCAGAATAGATCGTAAGAGAAAGTACAGATCCGCTAAGGGTCTTGGTGAATCCGCAGCTATTGCTGCTGCAACTGCGAGATCGTTAGTTTCTAATGTCTTCGGTGATGATGCACTAAAAGAGACGTCAATGATCTCTAGGTTGGCCAGATTGGTTTCTGGTTCTGGAACACGTTCTGTTTCTGGAGGCATTTCAATTTGGATGTCATATCCATATATTCGGGAAGAAACAAGCTATGGGTCGAGGCTCCCGATTGATGTTGGCAAAATACATTTTGGTTGTTACCCATTTCCATCAGTGATTCAGACCGCGAATGCGCATGAAACGGCAATCTTGTCATCGTTTTACTCAGGATGGATGGCGATGAAGGCCGGTGAGATAGAAGACATTATTCGCAGTGGATATGCTATCGATAATCTCCTTCATATTGCTCAACAGGAAATGTACAGAATGCATTCTGTTCTGCTTTCCCAGGGTGTGTTCATCCATTCACCACAATCGTTGAAAATTTTGCTAAGCTTCATGGAATTTCAGAAAAAGAATGAAGGCATATACATAACTGCTGACACTGGCCCAAGCCTTGTCCTCATGAGCTTGGATAAGGGACTGATCCAGGAGTTTATAGAGAAGCAGAAAGCAGAATTTATATGGGGAGAAAGCCCTGGTGATCCTGGCTCTTCTTCAGAACAACTAAGAGCATTCGATAAGTTCAATACCCATGCATGAATATTTTAAAGTGTGGATAAAGCACAATTTTTCAAGATGACCGTGTATAAGGATATTCCCGAACTTCCTCTTTCCACATTACGTTATGTTTCTCAAAAGTTCGGTCTAGCAGATGTTACGGATTTTGATCCCAAGGGCGACATGTCAGGAGAGGGTATATCATGGAATATTATCTCCCAGGCTGTTTTAGTAAGAGACGATTACTCGTGCAGAATATGCGGCGCGAACTCTTTGAGTCCGGTTGATTCTTCGAGGAACTACGACAAAGTACATTTCTCAGTTGAGGTTCACCACATAATCCCGAGAAAAGACGGAGGAAAAAATACGTTCAGAAACCTGATAACTCTGTGTGAAAGCTGCCACCATAAAACCTTCTCAAATCAGTACTCGGGAATACCTGGCGAGAATTCAACCAGTCTCGACATGTTTTATGGAAATGTCTGGATGGTCGTTCCATCTGGGTTGGAAAATAATGTTAGAAAAATTGAACGTGGCGTAATACGGGATTATGGTATCGTATTAGATCTAGAAGATGGCATTAAGCGTGTAACACGTATAATGGGTGAAAAGATCAATGTCTTTGTCGTGAAGATCTCAATAAACGACTTTCTTGATATAGCTGAACTGGCCAGAATGACATTATCCGCGGTCGATTACATCTCGTTGTTTGTTAAACTGAGCAACGGAAGAGAAATCGTTGCAAGATGCTTAAAGTCAGATGATAGCATTCTTGTCTAGAGAACTAAATTTTCATGTTGCACAGATCTGTTTCGTATTCCCAGTGAAGATGTTTTGATTACTGCACCGTTGTATAATTCAGTTTCATCCTTGTTAGAGAAGAGAGCTTCAACAACCCGCCCTATACTGTCGGCTTTCATGATTCCGCTTCCACTTGTGCCTGTGGCAACTATAATATTTAGTTCCCTGAATATGTAAGGTGTCATGTCTATAGTATTATAGGAATAATATCCCGCCCATTTCCCTGTAATTTTTGCATCTCCAAGCGAAGGAAAATATGAACCAAGGATCTGAGCTATGTTATATGTGTAGAAATCGTCTTCAGCTTGTGGATCGTCTTCAAGAGAGAAACTCCTGTTGTAGTCGTCGGCACATCCTATCCACAGCGAATGGTACTTTGGAGCGGGCCTTATGTAGACTCCATGAGCGGGTAGTATCGTGAAAGGAAACACGTTTTCCAGGTTCTCCTTCCATGAGCTTAAAATTTTTTCTACAGGGCTTCCGCTAAGCTGAAATATCTGTCTCTTTTTTGGCCTGACGTGAGAATCTATACCTGTAGGTTCAAGAAGCTCTGTTGTCCAGACATCAGATGCCAGAATGAGGTTGTCGAATCTAATCTGGTCAGCTTCTGTTTCTATAGACTTAAGTGTAAATTCCTGCCAGATAAACGGTTCCCCAGGAAAGTCAAGTTTATCTCTCGCGTCAAGTCTCAATGGCTTTACTTTGGAATCAAATTTGAACTTAACACCCTCATTTACCGCAAGATTGTAGTAGTGTTCAGCAACAAGTTCCGGCTCAATAATACCACAATTTTCGCCTACTAATGCGATATCAATATCGTCAAGATTAAGCAGGGACTTAACCTCGGATGGTAGTTTTGTGCGTAAAAATTCATACTTTTCTAGATCCTTTAAGTGAAGTTCCCTTACAGGTGTCTTTTCAGACAGATCTTTTAGGTATTTTATGTTTGAATTATCCTGGTTAAGAAGAAACATATATCCAACAAATTTCATTCCAATGTCGATCCCTTTGTTTTGAGTATCTGAGTAGAACTTTATTGACGAATTGGAAAGTTTAAAGTTTATGTCAGATGTAAAAAGGTCTCTAAATCCAGCAGCGCTTTTTCCTGTATTTCCTTGTCCGAATGTGTGTGCTCCGTCAACAACCAGTACGTCCTTTTCTGGATGATTTTTCTTTATGTAGTACGCTGAAGATAGTCCTACTATTCCTGCGCCAACTATAACGACATCGGCACTGAGATATGACACTTGTGGTAAACTTCAGTTAAAATAAAAACATAACGCCTCCAGAATTTTACCAGTTAAAGCGGAAGTGCGTTAACTGATGTTCACGGAACTAGTGCTCAAATCAGGAAAACTATCTGTTGACAGATATTTCATTCCACTGTCGGGCGCTATTGCAACTACTTTCTTTCCAGGTTTCATACCCTTTGCTTCTTCCAGTGCAACGTGAAGTGCACACCCGGAGCTGGGGCCAAGAAAAATGCCTTCTATTCTTGCCGCATTTCTCAGGGTCTTTAACATTCTTTGCTTCATTTCCTCGTCTATTTCTATGAATTCGTCGAAAGCATCCATCCTGATAAGTTTCGATGGGTTTTCGTCTTTTGGATTCCTAATCCCGTCAATCTTCACTCCAACTGCAGGGGCTACCCCGATAATCTTTACTCTGCTATCGACTTCTTTCATCCTCAAAGAAATTCCCATGCTTGTGCCACCGGTTCCTACTGGAATTACAACGGCCTGTGGTACTCCGCCTAGTTGCTTAAGTATCTCTACAGCGGTACCTGAATAATGCGCGTAAACATTCGCGGGATTACTGAATTGATCAAGATCTAGATATCTCCCAGGATTTTCCAACACGAGTTTCCTCTTTAGTTCTATGGCACCTGCAGTTCCCAGCCTTCCGGGCGTGAGTATTAATTTTGCTCCATAGGCGCTTATTATTTTCCTTCTTTCTGCACTGGCTGATTCAGGCATTATTATAGTACATTTATAATTCTTCGCAGCAGAAAGCATAGCAATGGCTATTCCCGTATTTCCAGAAGTAGCTTCGAGTATTTCGGTTTCTGGACTTAGTATACCTGCAGACTCTGCATATTCGATTATGTACTTTGCCGCCCTATCCTTGATAGAACCACCCAAATTGAAGTACTCAAGCTTAACAAAAACATCCGCTCCACCCACGTTTGGCATTCTTCGCATCTTTAGTAATGGGGTATTGCCTATCAGTTCTAAGGGATCTGTAGAGAAACCGTTGATTGTCATAGTCATAGATATTTATCGGGTAAATAAGGCTATGAGTTCGATTCCGTAAGATCAATGCGCAAAATTAGGTAAAGTGTCATGTACGCCGATAGAACATTATTATTGAGGAGAGTTATATGTATATTCGTTATGAAAAAGAATATCAATGAGGGATTAAGCAAAGAGATATCCGAGCTAAAAAGCAGAGAAGGTTATCTCTATGCTGGTTTACCTAAGTTCAGAGCATTATTTGGGCGTGATTCTATTATTTCATCCTGGGAATTACTTGACTATGATCCTGGAATAGCAATTAAGACACTGAATGCACTCGCCTCTTTACAGGGCAAGAAAGTTGTTGCGGAGACTGGAGAGTATCCTGGAAAAATCCTTCACGAATATTACGATGATCCACTGGTATATGAGGAAAGAAAGAAAGTTATCCCGTGGCTGAAAAGAGGCCCGAGTTTCTTCTCCGTGGACAGCACTCCACTCTTTATTATTCTATTTTCTGAAGCTAGGCAGCGAAAGAAGATGAGGTTTTCCAAACAGTTAACTACATCGGTCGATAACGCATTATCTTTTTTATTAAATTATGGATTCGGAAATTATTTTCTAGGATACGAAAAGGCCGTAATTGGAGGAGGATTGCAGTCACAATCATGGAGGGACGGAATAGGGGATATCATGGATCGCCTTAAATCACCCGTTAGCCCAGTTGGTGTGCAAGGATACGCCTACTATGCTCTTGTTAAAATGAAAGAAATTATGCGTGAAGGCATTTACAGATCTAGTTTAGACTTAACTGAAACTATTGAGAATACGGAAAGGCGTATACGAGATCTTAGGGAAAACCTAGATAACTATTTCTGGATAGATGAAACATCTTATTACGCACTTGCCTGTGATGGAGACGGGGTCGCGGAGACCGCAGTTACAAGTGATCCTGCACATCTGTTGTTCAGTGGCATGCTTAGCCGAAAGCGAGAAAAAGACATAATTCAACGAATATTCGAAGATGACATGATTACAGAATTTGGGGTGCGTTCTTTGTCGAGTAAAGACCCAAGATTTGACGCCAAAGCGTATCAGAGAGGGGCAATATGGCCTCAAGACAACTGGATTATTGCTATGGGATTGAAAAGAAGAGGTTACCTAAAAGAATACAGGGAAATAAGAGAGCGCATCATTGCAGCGTACATAAAAATGGGCAAAATGCCAGAATACTTCAGTGTTACTCGGGACGGCACATTAATTTATGATAATCTCAGAATCGCCCCTTGTTATCCCCAGGCATGGTCAACAGGTGCAATGATAAGTTTTCTATAAACGTTAAATTGGAACAGGAATTTTATGATATGAGAAATATCGTAAAATAAATATCCCATGCATTAATAAGTTTTTTGTCCTATTTAAGTAAATGAGGTGATTGTCACATGGACGATAACATAGATATGATAAGGCAGAAGATGATGAAGGAAATAATGGAAAAACAAAATAATAAGCAAACAGTTCAAAATAATGGTAAACCAAAGGTCCTAACGGATCAGACTTTTGCAAGCGAAATTTCCAAAAACGATGTGGTAGTAGTAGACTTCT is a window from the Thermoplasmatales archaeon genome containing:
- a CDS encoding PLP-dependent cysteine synthase family protein is translated as MTINGFSTDPLELIGNTPLLKMRRMPNVGGADVFVKLEYFNLGGSIKDRAAKYIIEYAESAGILSPETEILEATSGNTGIAIAMLSAAKNYKCTIIMPESASAERRKIISAYGAKLILTPGRLGTAGAIELKRKLVLENPGRYLDLDQFSNPANVYAHYSGTAVEILKQLGGVPQAVVIPVGTGGTSMGISLRMKEVDSRVKIIGVAPAVGVKIDGIRNPKDENPSKLIRMDAFDEFIEIDEEMKQRMLKTLRNAARIEGIFLGPSSGCALHVALEEAKGMKPGKKVVAIAPDSGMKYLSTDSFPDLSTSSVNIS
- a CDS encoding HNH endonuclease; translation: MDKAQFFKMTVYKDIPELPLSTLRYVSQKFGLADVTDFDPKGDMSGEGISWNIISQAVLVRDDYSCRICGANSLSPVDSSRNYDKVHFSVEVHHIIPRKDGGKNTFRNLITLCESCHHKTFSNQYSGIPGENSTSLDMFYGNVWMVVPSGLENNVRKIERGVIRDYGIVLDLEDGIKRVTRIMGEKINVFVVKISINDFLDIAELARMTLSAVDYISLFVKLSNGREIVARCLKSDDSILV
- a CDS encoding mevalonate pyrophosphate decarboxylase is translated as MSDESSFKRIESELVENGIIKGFHSHEPFIEDRQKSYGIGYPITGIEKFLGYFDKSINIANFPSISLLTDFSVALSECVFFKETGKDRVILDGEEKPVYTERARRALEFFKNVYDIKGSFQFRIDRKRKYRSAKGLGESAAIAAATARSLVSNVFGDDALKETSMISRLARLVSGSGTRSVSGGISIWMSYPYIREETSYGSRLPIDVGKIHFGCYPFPSVIQTANAHETAILSSFYSGWMAMKAGEIEDIIRSGYAIDNLLHIAQQEMYRMHSVLLSQGVFIHSPQSLKILLSFMEFQKKNEGIYITADTGPSLVLMSLDKGLIQEFIEKQKAEFIWGESPGDPGSSSEQLRAFDKFNTHA
- a CDS encoding AAA family ATPase; the encoded protein is MKNSKHVIFIGGIPGVGKTSISGYLAKALNIDIVLSGDYLREFMRPFFPDDSVIQNSVYDAWKQFGTDSRENIEKGFIEQAKLINKGFNSIFKRAISNGESVILESLYFLPSLIDPDIKDKLIMLYLYVENVEENAKKLLERTKYTHSESPGNRLADQLPRYRILMDTSMKECKAFNVPVFDTTDYYASRMKISQYIRGKE
- a CDS encoding FAD-binding oxidoreductase, which translates into the protein MSYLSADVVIVGAGIVGLSSAYYIKKNHPEKDVLVVDGAHTFGQGNTGKSAAGFRDLFTSDINFKLSNSSIKFYSDTQNKGIDIGMKFVGYMFLLNQDNSNIKYLKDLSEKTPVRELHLKDLEKYEFLRTKLPSEVKSLLNLDDIDIALVGENCGIIEPELVAEHYYNLAVNEGVKFKFDSKVKPLRLDARDKLDFPGEPFIWQEFTLKSIETEADQIRFDNLILASDVWTTELLEPTGIDSHVRPKKRQIFQLSGSPVEKILSSWKENLENVFPFTILPAHGVYIRPAPKYHSLWIGCADDYNRSFSLEDDPQAEDDFYTYNIAQILGSYFPSLGDAKITGKWAGYYSYNTIDMTPYIFRELNIIVATGTSGSGIMKADSIGRVVEALFSNKDETELYNGAVIKTSSLGIRNRSVQHENLVL